Proteins encoded together in one Mastacembelus armatus chromosome 15, fMasArm1.2, whole genome shotgun sequence window:
- the ly6pge gene encoding lymphocyte antigen 6 family member pge has protein sequence MTRAVQYCLLLLLSLVLLATSSEALRCYTCMGSNNDDCNRQGSKSCPNYSDACAVVVGHDSGVMKSCSYKSFCSHANSQGHRAPGVRVHCCYSDDCNVTSVASQLPGLNYLLLFLPLWLHCLFK, from the exons ATGACGAGAGCTGTCCAGTACTGTCTGCTGCTCCTGCTTTCCCTGGTCCTGCTAGCAACCAGCA GTGAGGCTCTGCGATGTTATACTTGTATGGGCTCCAACAATGACGACTGCAACCGGCAAGGCTCCAAATCCTGTCCCAACTACTCTGATGCCTGTGCTGTGGTGGTGGGCCATGACA GTGGGGTGATGAAGTCATGCTCCTATAAGTCTTTCTGCAGTCACGCCAACAGCCAGGGCCACAGAGCGCCAGGCGTCAGGGTTCACTGCTGCTACAGTGATGACTGCAATGTGACGAGCGTCGCCTCCCAGCTGCCTGGACTCAActatctgctgctgtttctgcctcTGTGGCTCCACTGCTTATTCAAGTAG